From Halomicrobium salinisoli, the proteins below share one genomic window:
- a CDS encoding nitrite/sulfite reductase: MNTVEQYKQEKHPLDVVEDVREYAEEGLTFDEIEERAGDGEWERLKWAGMYSHGRQRGYFMMRTKVPGGYLTPEQAEVIGEVAEEYAAAPEEHGGEEQNEIWGDAYLDITTRQDVQKHWIEVEDVPEIWAKYDEVGLTTIQGCGDSARNVLGCPAAGLDDHECFDAQPVIDAVSEYFTENREYANLPRKFKMTITGCRQDCAQSQINDVGLTPAKKEIDGEQYYGFHVKVGGGLSDGPRMASHLDAFVLPEHAVEFCRAVAQTFKELGDRSNRGVCRMRYLVQQMGTEAFEAAIRDRCEVDLPSRGTDLTEGYAGDHVGVHDQKEDGLKYVGFNVIAGRMGGDEFAEAARAAREYGTDEASIRLATDQNFLITHVPEENVGDLLNEPFARKYEPDPGPFSRGAVGCTGSEFCNYGIIETKNRVYRWAKALDRTIDTPDDLDVVRMHMSGCSASCAQPQIADIGFRGETVNVDDPETTTNEEGDDIVEGMDFGLGGSLGADNEFIDWVENAVPARAVIPAIEQLFEAYVDEREDGERFYEWTRRVGNDRLREIMQRADADVSGGTAHETGGRGEVTNDD; encoded by the coding sequence GGCATGTACAGCCACGGCCGCCAGCGGGGCTACTTCATGATGCGCACGAAGGTCCCCGGCGGCTACCTGACGCCCGAACAGGCCGAGGTGATCGGCGAGGTGGCCGAGGAGTACGCCGCCGCGCCCGAGGAACACGGCGGCGAGGAGCAGAACGAGATCTGGGGCGACGCGTACCTCGACATCACGACGCGACAGGACGTCCAGAAGCACTGGATCGAGGTCGAGGACGTCCCCGAAATCTGGGCGAAGTACGACGAGGTCGGCCTGACGACGATCCAGGGCTGCGGGGACTCCGCCCGGAACGTCCTCGGCTGTCCCGCCGCCGGCCTGGACGACCACGAGTGCTTCGACGCCCAGCCCGTCATCGACGCCGTCTCCGAGTACTTCACGGAGAACCGCGAGTACGCGAACCTCCCCCGGAAGTTCAAGATGACGATCACGGGGTGTCGGCAGGACTGCGCGCAGTCCCAGATCAACGACGTCGGCCTGACGCCGGCGAAAAAGGAGATAGATGGAGAGCAGTACTACGGCTTCCACGTGAAGGTCGGCGGCGGCCTCTCGGACGGCCCGCGGATGGCCTCGCACCTGGACGCCTTCGTCCTGCCCGAGCACGCCGTCGAGTTCTGCCGCGCCGTCGCCCAGACGTTCAAGGAGCTGGGCGACCGGTCGAATCGCGGCGTCTGCCGGATGCGCTACCTCGTCCAGCAGATGGGGACCGAGGCCTTCGAGGCGGCGATCCGGGACCGCTGCGAGGTGGATCTGCCCTCTCGCGGCACGGACCTCACGGAGGGGTACGCCGGCGACCACGTCGGCGTCCACGACCAGAAGGAGGACGGCCTGAAGTACGTCGGCTTCAACGTCATCGCCGGCCGGATGGGCGGCGACGAGTTCGCCGAGGCCGCCCGCGCCGCGCGGGAGTACGGCACCGACGAGGCGTCGATCCGGCTGGCGACCGACCAGAACTTCCTGATCACCCACGTCCCCGAGGAGAACGTCGGGGACCTGCTGAACGAGCCGTTCGCCCGCAAGTACGAGCCCGACCCCGGTCCCTTCTCCCGCGGCGCGGTGGGCTGTACCGGCTCGGAGTTCTGCAACTACGGCATCATCGAGACGAAGAACCGGGTCTACCGGTGGGCGAAGGCGCTCGACCGGACGATCGACACGCCGGACGACCTCGACGTGGTCCGGATGCACATGTCCGGCTGCTCGGCCTCCTGCGCCCAGCCCCAGATCGCCGACATCGGGTTCCGCGGCGAGACGGTGAACGTCGACGACCCCGAGACCACCACCAACGAGGAGGGCGACGACATCGTCGAGGGGATGGACTTCGGCCTCGGCGGGAGCCTCGGCGCGGACAACGAGTTCATCGACTGGGTCGAGAACGCCGTCCCCGCGCGGGCGGTGATCCCGGCCATCGAACAGCTGTTCGAGGCCTACGTCGACGAGCGCGAGGACGGCGAGCGCTTCTACGAGTGGACCCGCCGCGTCGGCAACGACCGCCTGCGGGAGATCATGCAGCGCGCCGACGCCGACGTGTCGGGCGGCACCGCCCACGAGACGGGCGGTCGCGGGGAGGTGACCAACGATGACTAG